The Bacillus vallismortis genome window below encodes:
- the sdaAA gene encoding L-serine ammonia-lyase, iron-sulfur-dependent, subunit alpha, giving the protein MFRNVKELLEITKEKQISISDVMIAQEMEVTEKTKEEIFQQMDHNLSVMEAAVQKGLEGVTSQTGLTGGDAVKLQAYIRSGKSLSGPLILDAVSKAVATNEVNAAMGTICATPTAGSAGVVPGTLFAVKEKLNPTREQMIRFLFTSGAFGFVVANNASISGAAGGCQAEVGSASGMAAAAIVEMAGGTPEQSAEAMAITLKNMLGLVCDPVAGLVEVPCVKRNAMGASNAMIAADMALAGITSRIPCDEVIDAMYKIGQTMPTALRETGQGGLAATPTGRELEKKIFGGALGSRETTSAN; this is encoded by the coding sequence ATGTTTCGTAATGTAAAGGAATTATTAGAGATTACAAAAGAAAAGCAAATATCCATCTCTGATGTGATGATCGCTCAAGAGATGGAAGTAACAGAAAAAACAAAAGAAGAGATTTTTCAGCAGATGGATCACAACCTGTCTGTTATGGAAGCAGCGGTTCAGAAAGGACTCGAGGGAGTTACGAGCCAAACAGGCTTAACAGGCGGGGATGCCGTTAAATTGCAGGCCTACATTCGGTCAGGCAAAAGCCTGTCTGGCCCGCTGATTTTAGATGCTGTATCGAAAGCTGTTGCAACAAATGAAGTAAATGCAGCCATGGGTACCATCTGTGCGACACCGACTGCTGGTTCTGCTGGTGTGGTGCCAGGCACATTATTTGCTGTAAAAGAAAAGCTGAACCCAACAAGAGAACAAATGATCCGCTTTTTGTTTACGTCCGGCGCTTTCGGATTTGTCGTGGCCAATAACGCAAGTATTTCCGGCGCCGCAGGAGGGTGTCAGGCAGAAGTTGGATCAGCCTCAGGCATGGCGGCTGCGGCTATTGTTGAAATGGCAGGAGGAACACCCGAACAAAGCGCGGAGGCCATGGCCATTACATTAAAAAATATGCTCGGGCTCGTGTGCGATCCTGTAGCGGGGCTTGTTGAAGTGCCGTGTGTGAAACGGAATGCGATGGGCGCGTCAAATGCGATGATTGCTGCTGATATGGCATTGGCGGGCATTACAAGCCGCATTCCATGTGATGAGGTTATTGATGCCATGTATAAAATTGGCCAAACGATGCCCACTGCGCTTAGAGAAACAGGTCAGGGCGGTTTAGCAGCAACACCGACTGGCAGAGAATTAGAGAAAAAAATTTTCGGAGGAGCGCTAGGTTCACGTGAAACAACATCAGCAAACTAG
- the recG gene encoding ATP-dependent DNA helicase RecG codes for MKQHQQTSIANIKGIGPETEKTLHELGIYDTSDLLNYFPYRYDDYELRDLEEVKHDERVTVEGKVHSEPSLTYYGKKRNRLTFRLLVGRYLITAVCFNRPYLKKKLSLGSVVTISGKWDKHRQTISVQELKNGPHQEDKSIEPVYSVKENVTVKMMRRFIQQALTQYADSLPDPLPEKLKTRYKLPDYQQALKMMHQPETREALTLARRRFVYEEFLLFQLKMQAFRKAEREQTQGIRQRFSNEELMRFINSLPFPLTNAQSRVLREITADMSSPYRMNRLLQGDVGSGKTAVAAIGLYAAILSGYQGALMVPTEILAEQHADSLVSLFEKWNVSVALLTSSVKGKRRRELLERLAAGEIDILVGTHALIQDEVEFKALSLVITDEQHRFGVEQRKKLRNKGQDPDVLFMTATPIPRTLAITVFGEMDVSVIDEMPAGRKQIETYWVKHDMLDRILAFVEKELKQGRQAYIICPLIEESDKLDVQNAIDVYNMLSDIFQGKWNVGLMHGKLHSDEKDQVMREFSANHCQILVSTTVVEVGVNVPNATIMVIYDADRFGLSQLHQLRGRVGRGEHQSFCILMADPKSETGKERMRIMSETNDGFELSEKDLELRGPGDFFGKKQSGMPEFKVADMVHDYRALETARQDAANLVASDAFWNEPEYGVLRERLLTSGAMDGEKLS; via the coding sequence GTGAAACAACATCAGCAAACTAGTATAGCTAACATTAAGGGCATTGGGCCGGAAACAGAAAAAACATTACATGAACTCGGTATTTATGACACTTCTGATCTTCTGAATTATTTCCCTTATCGCTATGATGACTACGAGCTGAGGGATTTAGAAGAAGTGAAGCATGACGAGAGAGTCACAGTCGAAGGGAAGGTTCATTCAGAGCCTTCTCTTACCTATTACGGAAAAAAACGAAACAGGCTGACATTCAGGCTTCTTGTCGGCCGCTATTTAATCACTGCCGTATGTTTTAACCGGCCTTATTTGAAGAAAAAGCTTTCGCTGGGCTCTGTCGTGACGATTTCCGGTAAATGGGACAAGCACCGCCAAACCATCTCTGTTCAGGAGTTGAAAAACGGGCCGCACCAAGAGGATAAAAGCATTGAACCAGTGTATTCTGTGAAAGAAAATGTTACCGTCAAAATGATGAGACGCTTTATTCAGCAGGCGCTGACCCAGTATGCAGACTCGCTTCCGGATCCTCTTCCGGAAAAGCTAAAAACACGCTATAAGCTGCCGGACTATCAGCAGGCGTTAAAAATGATGCATCAGCCTGAAACAAGAGAAGCGTTAACGCTTGCAAGACGCCGGTTTGTTTATGAGGAATTTTTGTTGTTTCAGTTGAAAATGCAGGCGTTCCGAAAGGCGGAAAGAGAGCAGACTCAAGGGATACGGCAGCGTTTTTCAAACGAAGAACTCATGAGATTTATCAATAGCCTTCCGTTTCCTCTCACTAACGCCCAGTCGCGCGTGCTTCGCGAAATAACAGCAGACATGTCTTCTCCATACAGAATGAACCGTCTTCTTCAAGGAGACGTCGGATCAGGAAAAACGGCAGTCGCGGCCATTGGGTTGTATGCTGCGATCCTGTCCGGATACCAGGGGGCGCTCATGGTGCCGACAGAAATTCTGGCCGAGCAGCATGCTGATTCGCTCGTTTCACTATTTGAAAAGTGGAATGTCAGCGTCGCCCTTTTGACAAGCTCTGTCAAAGGGAAGCGGCGAAGAGAACTGCTTGAGCGTCTTGCCGCGGGAGAGATTGATATTCTTGTAGGAACCCACGCTTTAATTCAGGATGAGGTGGAGTTTAAGGCGTTGAGTCTCGTCATTACAGATGAACAGCACCGATTTGGAGTTGAGCAACGTAAAAAACTTCGGAACAAAGGGCAGGATCCCGATGTTCTTTTTATGACAGCCACTCCAATCCCAAGAACGTTAGCCATCACAGTGTTCGGTGAAATGGATGTATCTGTCATTGATGAAATGCCGGCGGGACGAAAACAGATCGAAACCTATTGGGTAAAACATGACATGCTGGATCGTATTTTGGCATTCGTCGAAAAAGAATTAAAACAGGGCAGACAGGCTTATATCATCTGCCCGCTGATTGAAGAATCAGACAAACTTGATGTGCAAAACGCTATTGATGTGTACAATATGCTTTCTGACATTTTCCAAGGGAAATGGAATGTCGGCCTGATGCACGGAAAGCTGCATTCCGATGAAAAAGATCAGGTCATGAGAGAGTTTAGTGCGAATCACTGTCAAATCCTCGTATCAACCACTGTTGTTGAGGTTGGCGTGAATGTTCCAAATGCAACCATTATGGTGATTTATGACGCCGACCGTTTCGGACTGTCACAGCTTCACCAGCTGCGCGGCCGTGTCGGACGGGGAGAGCATCAATCGTTTTGCATTCTGATGGCCGATCCTAAATCAGAAACAGGGAAAGAGCGGATGAGAATTATGTCCGAGACCAATGACGGCTTCGAGTTGTCTGAAAAGGACCTGGAACTGAGAGGCCCGGGAGATTTCTTCGGTAAAAAACAAAGCGGAATGCCTGAATTCAAGGTGGCGGACATGGTTCATGATTACAGAGCGCTTGAAACGGCAAGGCAGGATGCTGCGAATCTTGTGGCTTCTGACGCGTTCTGGAACGAGCCGGAATACGGTGTGCTGAGAGAGCG